The Heliangelus exortis chromosome 26, bHelExo1.hap1, whole genome shotgun sequence genome window below encodes:
- the OAF gene encoding out at first protein homolog — MRGPRQRLPALPALLWLALTPLPGAPGPAARAELRVRVRLPGGQVTEESLQADSGSDCISLELRTADGALVTLTADFRQEVKIFRALILGELERGQSQFQALCFITRLHRNEIIPSESMAKLRQKNPRTVRQAEEVRGLEHLSMDVAVNFSKGAQLSSHIHNVCAEAKEAIYTREEDVKFWLEKGVDGSMFEVLPQSSDLPDLQRCRLCADRWKPCICSYSLSIEWYPCMLKYCKSRDAAGKVSSYKCGIRSCQKGYTFDYYVPQKQLCLWDEET, encoded by the exons ATGCGCGGCCCGCGGCAGCGGTTGCCGGCGCTGCCCGCGCTGCTCTGGCTGGCGCTGACTCCGCTGCCCGGCGCGCCCGGCCCCGCGGCCAGGGCAGAGCTGCGGGTGCGGGTGCGGTTGCCCGGCGGGCAGGTGACGGAGGAAAGCCTGCAGGCTGACAGCGGCTCCGACTGCATCAGCCTGGAGCTCCGCACGGCCGACGGCGCCCTCGTCACTCTCACCGCCGACTTCAGACAG GAAGTGAAGATCTTCCGTGCCTTAATCCTGGGTGAGCTGGAGAGGGGCCAGAGCCAGTTCCAAGCACTCTGCTTCATCACAAGGCTTCACCGCAACGAGATCATCCCCAGCGAGTCCATGGCAAAGCTGCGGCAG AAAAACCCCAGAACAGTGCGGCAGGCTGAGGAGGTGAGGGGCCTGGAGCATCTCAGCATGGATGTAGCTGTCAACTTCAGCAAGGGggcccagctcagctcccatATCCACAATGTCTGTGCAGAGGCCAAAGAAGCAATTTACACCCGAGAAGAAGATGTCAAATTTTGGCTGGAGAAAG GGGTGGATGGCTCCATGTTCGAGGTGCTGCCCCAGAGCTCTGATCTGCCCGACCTGCAGCGCTGCAGGCTGTGTGCAGACCGCTGGAAGCCCTGCATCTGCAGCTACTCCCTCAGCATCGAGTGGTACCCCTGCATGCTGAAGTACTGCaagagcagggatgctgcaggcaaGGTTTCATCTTACAAATGTGGCATCCGCAGCTGCCAGAAGGGCTACA